Within the Miscanthus floridulus cultivar M001 chromosome 17, ASM1932011v1, whole genome shotgun sequence genome, the region TCGAAAAGAACTGGTAAGAGTAGCATAAGATGGAACTGACTGGTGTATGTGTGTTTCTGTTGGGGGAGGAGGACAAGCAAGTCTTACTGGACCCCCAGAACATTTAAAATATGCTCTTCCAAGATTCCATCTTCACCAAGAACCTAAATAAGTAAGCAGTTCAAATATAATCGTTAATGAAAAAATATATAACAAATCAACACAAAGTCAAAGCATTCTTAACTAACAAAGTGAAATAAAGAAAAGAACCATTGAAACTCAGAGACAATTTCCTACCCAACTGTTGGCATTGAGGACTTTTGTCGAGCAAGTGGTGTGTGCTATTGGCTGGTCAAGCAGCCCGCTTTGCTTACCAGTGACTACCATGGCAAAGTCAGATCCTTGTGTGCTTGTGATGGCCCTACAATTTAAATTCACTCCTGTTGGCAGCTCTGATCTGCATCACGTTGCTTCATGGTGGCATCCAGCATGCTGCACCGGCCGCATGGTCACCACCATGGTCCGTGCCGTGGCTGTCGGAAGAGGAAATCTAGGTTTGAGAAAAATCGATGAATGGATTGGAGATTCTTGAGCGGGTGGGTTCAGACACATACCATGGTGGAAGCGGCGAGGACAGCGCGTCGTCCATTGTTTTCCACCGCCTAGGCCACGAAGGCCTCCACCGATGCACCGTCATCACGTCGGCGATGTCGGGACTCCACGATGACGGCCACGTCATCAGGAGCCTCCGCCAGGATCCTCCCTGCCACGTCCTGGCCCTTGGCGGTGTCGCGAGAGGATAGAACGATGTGGAGGCCATGGGGCGTGAGCCGGCGGCCCGCCCCGAAGCCTATCCCGCTTCCCAGGGCGTCCAACTCATTGCGGGCGAGGCGCGCATAGGAGGAGAGCTTCACATCGACGTCGCCCTCCAGCTTGCGTGCCTCCCACCGCAGCTCCTCCCACCCGGACTCAGTGGACGAAACTCATCTTGGCCGGCACCTAGGTCGGTGCTGTGGCCTCGTCTGCCGTCATCGTCGAGTCTGGGGTGTCCTTAGATCCGGCCGGCGCCGCGTCCTCGATGGGGTGGCGAGATCCTGACGATCGCCGCTGCCAGCGGCTGGGTCCCTCTCCCCATCCGCGGCGGCCGCCTTGCCGACGACGTAGCCCTCGCCCTCCATTACGGCGCCCAGATCCGGCACGGCATCGCAGCCGCGCCTCTCGCAACCTCATCCTCTCCCCCACCGCGCACGACGGGGGCAACCGAAATCAATGCGGGCCTGACCTGCAGGCGCATGCGCGTGCGAGGTCCGCGGGAGAGCGATGGAGGgcagacacactaaacatgagccGTCGGATTTGGACGAGTAATAAGAGAGAAtggctaagagataatctggtgcatttgttttgatggtgttatattttctgggtgcattcatgggtgtggatgtagcataggtcatgactATGGAGCAGGTATTTGTTGTGTGGCTGTAAATTTATTCTTAATTGATGTATTATAGGACGGGGTAGATGAAGAAAGATGGACTTTTCTACTTGTTGCTCTAACTAGAAAGACTTGTCGAAAACCTTTGTCTGGTATGGATTTCTTTTGAAtaaaaggccttgtttagattgaagaaaatttcaacccgatgaatagtagcactttcgtcttatttgataaatattgtccaatcgtggaccaactaagctcaaaagattcatctcgtgatttccaactaaactgtgcaattagttattttttttacctacatttaatactccatgcaagcatccaaaaattgatgtgatggagagagagtgaaaaaacttggaactttggagcaaactaaacaaggccaaagAGAATTACCAACCGAATGAGCACACCCAGACAGAACCTACTATAGAACATTTTAAAACGAAAAATGGAAATATAAAATCAAAACTTTATCAATCCTAAAATAAAAGTAAATATCTATAATATgaaataagtattattaaattaatcaCGGACGGTAATATTCATACCATATATATCTAGAGTCATACttattaataatattttttataaacttcattaaatttaaaatagttgACTTATTACCAAATCTACCACATGTGCCTAGGGAAAGAACGGATATCCAGTAATTCATAATCATAGCAATAGTAGCAAGGCCCGTTGGGGACTTGGGGCGGGTTCGTCACTCTCACTCGTCCGGCTCCGGTTGGACAACGTCAACGTCAACGTGGGGGGTGGAGAGAGACGGTGGGAGGGGACCAAATCCAGAACCCGCCCATGGTATTGGCTCCCGCCCACAGAAGCAGCGGAAACAGGGGCCGTCCCTGTACGATTTCCACAAAACCGGGAGCCCTGTCCAGTCCAGCCAGGGCCgcgtttagggggtgtttggttacagGGACTAttttttagtccctgtcacatcggatgtttggacactaatttggagtattaaatatattttaattacaaaactaattacatagatggagactaatttgcgagacgaatctattaagcctaattagtgcatgatttgacaatgtggtgccaCAGTAAATATactctaatgatggattaattaggcttaatagattcgtctcgtaaattagtctccatctgtgtaattagttttataattagaatatatttagtactccaaattagtgtccaaacatccgatgtgacagggactaaaaatTAGTCCATGGAAACAAACAACCCCTAGTTCATCAGCCGATTCGGCGCCGCCCAAAAACAGGTACACTGTAGGTACAGtacttttttgtttttatttggtaatacttGTCCAATcgttaactaattaggctcaaaacgttcgtctcgcagagtacaaccaaactgtgtaattagtttttgatttcgtcaatatttagtactccatacatgtaccataAGTTTAAtatgacggaaaatcttctttttgcatattaCCAAATTCggagaaactaaacatggcccaggTTTCCTTTCGCCTTTCCGCTCCTCTCGCCCCCACGTTTCTTCCAGCCTTTTTCCACGTCCCCGGTATGTGGGCGATAGCTCGCTCTCTCCGCTACCTTTGGGCGCGGGCGCGGCTACCTGCCCACGGGACGGAACGTGGAGGCCGCGCCTCCCCACTTCTGCCGCCTCCAGTTTCTTCGCTACTCGAATCCTTTCCTCGGATGCGGCTTCTTGCCAAGCGCGGCCCGGAAGCACCCGGTAACCACGCGGCGGGCGCCACACGCACATCCATTCGACCATTCCCGGCCCCGCGGCGCCGAATAACTGCCCTGTTTGTTTGGTTGAGCGAAAGAATTGTTGACTGATTTAGgatgaaaaaaaatactattcattaatTAAAAAATTATAGTTTGTAAGCACAATACGACCGCCGTAACCCCGGGCGCCCGCCGAACCCAGGCAGGATCTGCTCTCCCCGGTCTCCGCTTATAAAAACCGCCCACCCACTCGTTTCCTCTCCAACAACTTGGGCGCGGCCGGCCGGGTTCGTATACGAATAGGATAGCATCATAGCAAGCTCTGCTCGCGATCTGTgcgcccaccaccaccagcaccaccaccggaggaggaggaggtagcgAAGATGCGGATGAGCTGCAACGGCTGCCGCGTGCTGCGCAAGGGCTGCAGCGACGCCTGCACCATCCGCCCCTGCCTGCAGTGGATCGACACCCCCGAGGCGCAGGCCAGCGCCACCGTCTTCCTCGCCAAGTTCTACGGCCGGGCGGGGCTGCTCAACCTGCTAGCCGCGGCGCCCGAcgacgccgcccgccccgccGTCTTCCGCTCCCTGCTCTACGAGGCGTGCGGCCGCATCGTCAACCCGGTCTACGGCTCCGTCGGCCTGCTCTGGTCGCGCCAGTGGCACAAGTGCGTCGACGCCGTCGACGCCGTGCTCAAGGGCCACCCCGTCGTGCAGGTCGACGCCGCCTCCGACGCCGCCGCGGCCCCGCCGCTGCTAGGCGGCGCCGGCGCCAGGCCAGCCGCGCCGGCGGCTGCCTACGACATCCGCCACGTCGCCAAGGaccccgacgccgacgccgcggcTGACCTCCTCCGCGTCGCGCGCGGCGGCCGCAAGAGGTTCAAGCGCGCGGGCTCGTCTTCCGACGCCTCCAAGGCCAAGCCCCTCAAGGGCAAGGCCGGCAACAACGAGCGCGCGTCGCCCAGCCCTCCTCTGAAGCGGCAACAGCAGGAGGCGGAGGAGCTGGAACCGGTGCCGATGGTCGTCGAGCTTGAGCACGGCGAGGAGTCCGCCGGCAGCCACGACCACCACCACCTGCAGCTGCAGCAGGGGTCGTCGGAGGACACCGACGTGGAGGCGGCCTCCCACGTGAGCCAAGCCGAGGCCGAGCCTCAGGTCAGCAGCCAGAGCCAGAGCCAGGTGCTGCTAGCAGATCAGGAGGA harbors:
- the LOC136517900 gene encoding LOB domain-containing protein 40-like, which translates into the protein MRMSCNGCRVLRKGCSDACTIRPCLQWIDTPEAQASATVFLAKFYGRAGLLNLLAAAPDDAARPAVFRSLLYEACGRIVNPVYGSVGLLWSRQWHKCVDAVDAVLKGHPVVQVDAASDAAAAPPLLGGAGARPAAPAAAYDIRHVAKDPDADAAADLLRVARGGRKRFKRAGSSSDASKAKPLKGKAGNNERASPSPPLKRQQQEAEELEPVPMVVELEHGEESAGSHDHHHLQLQQGSSEDTDVEAASHVSQAEAEPQVSSQSQSQVLLADQEEEEVGLELTLGFEPVVRQQPRSSCCDRSGLSAASNLIGLRLQLPAA